The following coding sequences are from one Paenibacillus tundrae window:
- the secG gene encoding preprotein translocase subunit SecG → MDIALKLLLVVFSIGLITVVLLQHGKSAGLAGAISGGAEHLFGKTKARGLDLFLQRATVVLGAGFMILSIIVTIVSK, encoded by the coding sequence ATGGATATTGCTTTGAAATTGCTGCTCGTTGTTTTCTCGATCGGTCTAATCACTGTAGTATTGCTGCAGCACGGGAAAAGCGCTGGTTTGGCGGGTGCCATCTCCGGTGGTGCGGAACATCTTTTCGGTAAAACGAAAGCGCGCGGACTGGATCTTTTCTTGCAACGTGCAACGGTTGTACTCGGTGCAGGTTTCATGATTTTGTCTATTATTGTTACGATCGTCTCCAAGTAA